One genomic segment of Flavobacteriaceae bacterium includes these proteins:
- a CDS encoding response regulator, whose protein sequence is MKKLRILLIEDDEIERMKFKRVCTKNGFEHIIVEAPNGEIALHLLDSNKLPDFILLDLNMPKMNGTEFLKSLKANPALQFIPIVVLSTSNNYEDVKKCYEIGASGYMIKPLHFEDYKQKVISLLNYWENNELIEE, encoded by the coding sequence TTGAAAAAACTTAGGATACTTCTTATAGAGGATGACGAAATTGAGAGAATGAAATTTAAAAGAGTATGCACAAAAAATGGTTTTGAACACATCATTGTAGAAGCTCCAAATGGAGAAATAGCATTACATCTTTTAGATAGCAATAAATTACCTGACTTTATATTGCTGGATCTGAATATGCCTAAAATGAATGGAACGGAATTTTTAAAAAGTTTAAAAGCAAATCCTGCTTTACAATTCATCCCAATTGTTGTTTTATCAACGTCAAATAATTACGAAGATGTGAAAAAATGTTATGAAATCGGAGCATCCGGATATATGATCAAACCACTACATTTTGAAGATTACAAACAAAAAGTAATCTCATTACTTAACTATTGGGAAAATAATGAACTAATAGAAGAATAA
- the folB gene encoding dihydroneopterin aldolase, whose protein sequence is MGCIQINNIKLYAFHGCLEEEAKIGSKYRVDIKIKANLIKPSLSDELSDTVDYVHVNHIVREEMAIRSKLLENVAKRILDRIFRELKTVKKGTVSIAKINPPVEGNVNEVVVVLSKKRKI, encoded by the coding sequence ATGGGATGTATTCAAATAAATAATATAAAATTATATGCTTTTCATGGCTGTTTGGAAGAAGAAGCTAAAATAGGTTCCAAATACCGTGTAGATATAAAAATAAAAGCAAACCTCATAAAACCCTCTCTTTCCGATGAGCTGTCAGATACTGTAGATTATGTGCATGTAAATCATATTGTTAGAGAAGAGATGGCTATCCGGTCCAAATTATTAGAGAACGTGGCCAAACGAATTTTAGACAGAATTTTTAGAGAATTGAAAACAGTTAAAAAAGGAACGGTAAGTATTGCTAAGATAAACCCACCTGTCGAGGGCAATGTAAATGAAGTAGTTGTCGTTCTTTCAAAAAAACGCAAAATCTAA
- a CDS encoding GHKL domain-containing protein, with translation METLQTIAGLAATQLKNAMSLQLRKEMEKQKEIILKDLTKSNQELNDFAHVVSHDLKSPLRSMNALVSWLKEDCADFSNDDINANLDSLLKKIDRMDLLINGILSYASIDRVKKKSQPIDLNELVRDILDTIHTPQNIEIQIKTKLPIVKGDSFKMIQLFQNLLSNAIKYSDKEKGVVIINCISEKNYWQFSIRDNGMGISEKYFDKIFQVFQVLEKSEDSTGVGLSIVQKIIAFYNGKIWLESKLEKGTTFFFTLPK, from the coding sequence TTGGAAACACTACAAACCATTGCAGGGTTAGCTGCTACTCAATTAAAAAATGCCATGAGTTTACAATTGAGAAAAGAAATGGAAAAACAAAAAGAAATCATTTTAAAAGATTTGACAAAAAGCAATCAGGAATTAAATGATTTTGCCCATGTAGTTTCACATGATTTAAAATCTCCCTTGCGGAGCATGAATGCTTTAGTGTCGTGGCTAAAAGAAGATTGTGCCGATTTTTCTAATGATGATATCAATGCTAACTTAGACTCATTATTAAAAAAAATAGATCGCATGGATTTATTGATCAATGGAATTTTGAGTTATGCCAGCATAGATAGAGTGAAAAAGAAAAGTCAACCTATAGACCTGAATGAATTAGTGAGAGACATATTAGATACTATTCACACCCCTCAGAATATAGAAATCCAAATCAAAACAAAATTGCCTATAGTAAAAGGAGATTCATTTAAAATGATTCAACTGTTTCAGAATTTGCTAAGTAATGCTATCAAATACTCTGATAAAGAAAAAGGGGTTGTAATTATCAATTGCATTTCAGAAAAAAATTACTGGCAATTTAGTATTCGGGATAATGGTATGGGTATTTCAGAAAAATACTTTGACAAAATATTTCAAGTATTTCAAGTATTAGAAAAATCAGAAGATTCTACAGGAGTGGGATTATCAATTGTACAAAAAATAATTGCTTTTTACAATGGAAAAATATGGTTAGAATCTAAATTAGAAAAAGGAACCACCTTCTTTTTTACATTACCAAAATAA
- a CDS encoding response regulator, protein MKCLIIDDDATARLIMRQLCEGFGNLTIVDEFSNAIDAIKFLNSNSIDLIFLDIHMPTFSGFDFIQTLKTPPKIVLTTSDKNFALDAFEYDCVVDYLVKPIKERLDKAIQKVQKFQMPNDDDTTIVSKEKESIEELYVNVDRRLVKISFSDINIIEAKGDYIKIKTDNKNHIVHSTLKKIEDKLPTDLFLKIHRSYIINLSKIIDIEDNSVLIKQDVIPVSRSNRSELMKRLNLL, encoded by the coding sequence ATGAAATGTTTAATTATTGATGACGATGCTACCGCAAGGTTAATTATGCGGCAACTATGTGAAGGATTTGGCAATTTGACTATTGTTGATGAATTTTCAAATGCAATAGATGCAATAAAATTTTTGAACTCCAATTCAATTGATCTTATATTTTTGGATATTCATATGCCGACGTTTTCCGGATTTGATTTTATTCAAACATTGAAAACCCCTCCGAAAATAGTACTTACAACATCTGATAAAAACTTTGCTTTAGATGCTTTTGAGTACGATTGTGTGGTAGATTATTTAGTGAAGCCTATTAAAGAGAGGCTGGATAAAGCCATTCAGAAAGTCCAAAAATTTCAAATGCCCAATGATGATGATACAACAATCGTTTCCAAAGAAAAAGAAAGTATTGAAGAGTTGTATGTAAATGTAGACAGAAGGTTGGTGAAAATCAGTTTTTCAGATATCAATATCATTGAAGCAAAAGGAGATTATATCAAAATAAAAACAGATAATAAAAACCATATCGTACATTCTACATTAAAGAAAATAGAAGATAAGTTACCTACAGATTTATTTTTAAAAATACATAGGTCTTATATTATTAATTTATCAAAAATTATTGATATTGAAGATAATAGTGTTTTAATTAAACAAGATGTAATTCCGGTAAGCAGATCCAATCGA
- a CDS encoding helix-turn-helix domain-containing protein, whose protein sequence is MVIDFYFRIFLNIMSFSVALVLGFLFITAKSKNKKANVFLSLFLWSISLEVLDVILYSVDGIPASIPQCSLFTFPFLFLYIIKTLNKKIKWGYFLLFAPGILFNLSLFLVYAVTYFDYVFNISLLVFILYILKLHQRSIGDFYSDTENKMLSWIKQLVYIALFFHIIWVFEDIIGIYNEAVTFYFVIASDILTFFMLYWIGHNGFSQSEIFTSIQFQNTTGDISEKPDVTIKMNEKFAQISKIILQEKLFTDNHLNLKTLSNHLNLGEKELSIIINKNTKNNFYHFINRFRIDEFKKLLSSPKSKQLSILGLAQEAGFSSKSTFYSVFKNTEGITPKQYQKQLNKSE, encoded by the coding sequence ATGGTAATTGATTTTTATTTTCGGATTTTCCTGAATATCATGTCTTTTTCGGTAGCTTTAGTATTAGGGTTCTTGTTTATCACGGCTAAATCAAAGAATAAAAAAGCGAATGTTTTTTTGAGCCTTTTTTTATGGTCTATATCTCTGGAGGTTTTAGATGTTATACTTTATTCTGTGGATGGCATTCCCGCTTCTATTCCACAGTGTTCCTTATTTACATTTCCTTTTTTGTTTTTATATATCATCAAAACCCTGAATAAAAAAATAAAATGGGGCTATTTTTTGTTATTTGCTCCGGGTATCCTATTTAATTTAAGCCTCTTTTTAGTTTATGCCGTTACATATTTTGATTATGTTTTTAATATTTCATTACTTGTTTTTATCCTGTATATTTTAAAATTGCACCAAAGAAGCATAGGAGATTTTTATTCCGATACAGAAAATAAAATGCTTTCCTGGATAAAACAATTAGTATACATCGCTTTGTTTTTTCACATCATATGGGTTTTCGAGGATATCATCGGTATATACAACGAAGCGGTAACATTCTATTTTGTTATTGCTTCTGATATTCTTACTTTTTTTATGCTTTACTGGATAGGGCACAATGGGTTTTCTCAGTCCGAAATATTTACGTCAATCCAATTTCAAAATACTACAGGAGATATTTCCGAGAAGCCGGATGTTACTATTAAAATGAATGAAAAATTCGCTCAAATTTCAAAAATTATACTACAAGAAAAGCTCTTTACAGATAACCATTTAAATCTAAAAACGCTATCAAACCATCTAAATTTAGGAGAAAAAGAACTTTCTATAATTATCAATAAAAATACTAAAAACAATTTTTACCATTTTATTAACCGGTTTCGAATAGATGAATTTAAAAAACTGCTCTCTTCTCCAAAATCAAAGCAACTATCTATTTTAGGATTAGCCCAAGAGGCGGGATTCTCTTCAAAATCAACATTCTATAGTGTTTTTAAAAACACGGAAGGCATTACTCCAAAGCAATATCAAAAGCAATTGAATAAGTCCGAATAA
- a CDS encoding Hpt domain-containing protein, giving the protein MDTPNLNYIKELSDGDKKFEEKLLSVLKKEFPLELNSFLNNYQKKDYKKSAEDVHKLKHKISILGLVNGYRVATDFENELKLESDSLYESFMQIINQIKLFLKINPL; this is encoded by the coding sequence ATGGATACACCCAATTTAAATTACATAAAAGAGCTTTCGGATGGCGATAAAAAATTCGAAGAAAAGTTACTGTCCGTATTAAAAAAAGAGTTTCCTTTGGAATTAAATAGTTTCTTAAACAATTATCAAAAAAAAGATTATAAAAAAAGTGCTGAAGATGTACATAAACTAAAACATAAAATTAGTATCTTGGGACTTGTAAATGGGTACCGTGTTGCTACTGATTTTGAAAACGAGTTAAAATTAGAATCAGATAGTTTATATGAGTCTTTCATGCAGATCATAAATCAGATAAAATTGTTTTTAAAAATTAATCCTCTATAA
- a CDS encoding PAS domain S-box protein, with translation MNSPKSEILQKALAREKLARKEAEKILEEKSLELFNKSKELLAINENLAKVIDQKTIEFKGIFDNIIDSYILMDLYGNVLKMNKPAVNFFGFDIKNEQFNVSEILYEDDFEYAQKSFKKLLIEGSFKNYQSRIYTKSKEVKWVQINSSIVTDTTGIPAFAHGIIRDITKAKQQQQDFEEQKQQLDAIVDNSFLGIVLSNKEGKVLKTNTALENLLNYPQEELLNLKVDDITLKEDNDVFHKYINDLNNGKTDHFTLKRRYQSKKGEIIWGKTNVAAVRKTNKSLHYQVFLIEDITEELKKGALLEALNNLMSSILGKTNIYEISLEIAEKIIGLLDFENCVIYLLDKEKQVLQQIASYGKSSNKIVPLGEGVISTVAETGIPEIISDVSKDPRYLMDTELNIRKLLYPLFQVKKLSE, from the coding sequence ATGAACTCCCCTAAATCCGAAATACTTCAAAAAGCGCTGGCCAGAGAAAAACTGGCCAGAAAAGAAGCTGAAAAAATTCTGGAAGAAAAATCCTTAGAATTATTTAATAAAAGTAAGGAGCTTTTAGCTATTAACGAAAATTTAGCAAAAGTAATTGACCAAAAAACAATTGAATTTAAAGGTATTTTTGATAATATTATCGACTCTTATATTTTGATGGATTTGTACGGCAATGTTTTAAAAATGAACAAACCTGCCGTAAATTTTTTTGGTTTCGATATTAAAAATGAGCAGTTTAACGTATCTGAAATTCTCTATGAAGATGACTTTGAATATGCTCAAAAGTCTTTTAAAAAATTACTTATCGAAGGTTCTTTCAAGAATTATCAATCAAGAATATATACCAAATCAAAGGAAGTTAAATGGGTGCAAATCAATTCCAGTATTGTTACCGATACAACAGGGATCCCCGCTTTTGCACATGGTATTATCAGAGATATTACCAAAGCTAAACAACAACAACAAGATTTTGAAGAGCAAAAACAACAACTGGATGCTATTGTTGATAATTCTTTTTTAGGAATTGTTTTGAGCAATAAAGAGGGTAAGGTTTTAAAAACAAATACAGCTCTTGAAAATTTACTGAATTACCCTCAAGAAGAACTCTTAAATCTTAAAGTTGATGATATTACTTTGAAAGAAGATAATGATGTATTTCATAAATATATAAATGATTTGAATAACGGAAAAACAGATCATTTTACTCTTAAAAGAAGATATCAGTCAAAAAAAGGGGAAATTATTTGGGGGAAAACAAATGTGGCTGCCGTTAGAAAGACGAATAAATCGCTTCATTATCAGGTATTTTTAATAGAAGATATCACCGAAGAATTAAAAAAAGGAGCACTATTGGAAGCATTAAACAATTTGATGTCTTCTATTTTAGGGAAAACAAATATTTATGAAATATCCCTGGAAATAGCAGAAAAAATTATTGGACTACTTGATTTTGAAAATTGCGTAATCTATTTATTAGATAAAGAAAAACAAGTGCTACAGCAAATTGCCTCTTACGGAAAATCGTCAAATAAAATAGTTCCTCTAGGTGAAGGGGTTATTAGCACAGTGGCAGAAACCGGAATTCCGGAAATTATCTCTGATGTGAGTAAAGATCCCAGATATCTTATGGATACTGAACTTAATATTCGGAAATTGCTGTACCCATTATTTCAGGTGAAGAAATTATCGGAGTAA